In Ipomoea triloba cultivar NCNSP0323 chromosome 7, ASM357664v1, a single genomic region encodes these proteins:
- the LOC116025214 gene encoding probable transmembrane GTPase FZO-like, chloroplastic, which translates to MVSLLSQCCSVHSPSHCLFASPSPSHYSPPHFKPRLRCANISVRAARTNVSLVFNNEEQQPKQQPRTLFPGGFKRPEIKVPNLVLQLSTQEVFDNRNVLDEIDQAVSGRVGIVLLSGGGVSGGKLYEAACLLKSVIRERAYLLIDERVDIAAAVNASGVLLSDQGLPTIVARNTMLDTKSESVVLPLVARIVQTPEAALQASNSEGADFIIFNVGDSRSEEVVSSVFETLKVPVFVMIDSLGEGKLFNEASYFLELGASGLVISTKELKFISNDDDFSKLFFGARALEMKTDEKDGGQVFDSVNGFPGKKGAAGFTKLLEREQQLIETEKLILRETINAIEQAAPLMEEVSLLIDAVSQLDEPFLLVIVGEFNSGKSTFINALLGERYLKDGVIPSTNEITFLRYSELDSNKPQRCERNPDDQYVCYLSAPILKDMIIVDTPGTNVILQRQQRLTEEFVPRADLLIFVMSADRPLTESEVNFLRYTQQWKKKVVFVLNKSDIYLNMDELEEAVAFIKENTKKLLSTKCVTLFPVSSRCALEAKLSSPSDVVENSNLLKSASFSELEKYLYSFLDASTTTGIERMRLKLETPVRIAEQLLSSCQNLVREECQQAKKDLMSVNEFINGVKDWKKKMESESISWKRQILSLIENTQARVFQLVDSTLRLSNLDLVAAYIFKGDKTSLMPATLTVRNEIIGPAALEAEKLLSEYMAWLQSNADREEIFYRDSFQKRWPSLVDAEKQIQADASKLLGRKYVQSSHAMGDFSPTAASKLFEQEIREAFLGTFGGLGVAGLSASLLTSILTTTLEDLLALGLCSAGGLLAVSNFPARRQQVVKKVKRTADGLAREIEEAMQKDLLETMAYLEDIVKFIGKPYQEAAQNRLDKLLATADNLTDIESKLKTLQNEIQNLHVS; encoded by the exons ATGGTATCTTTACTCTCTCAATGCTGCTCCGTTCACTCTCCTTCACACTGCCTCTTCGcctccccatccccatcccacTACTCGCCTCCCCACTTCAAGCCTCGTCTTCGTTGCGCCAACATCTCCGTACGCGCCGCCCGCACTAATGTCTCTTTAGTGTTCAATAATGAAGAGCAGCAACCCAAGCAACAGCCGCGAACGCTCTTCCCCGGCGGGTTTAAGCGACCGGAGATCAAAGTTCCTAATCTCGTGCTCCAGCTGAGCACTCAAGAGGTTTTCGATAATCGAAACGTCCTTGATGAGATAGATCAGGCGGTCTCGGGTCGGGTCGGCATCGTGTTGCTCAGTGGCGGTGGGGTGAGCGGCGGGAAATTGTACGAGGCCGCCTGCTTGTTGAAGTCTGTTATCCGCGAAAGAGCCTATTTATTGATCGATGAACGTGTTGATATTGCTGCCGCTGTTAATGCCAGTGGGGTTTTGCTCTCCGATCAAG GTCTTCCTACCATTGTGGCTAGGAATACAATGCTGGATACGAAATCTGAGTCAGTGGTTCTCCCTTTGGTGGCAAGAATTGTTCAAACACCCGAGGCTGCGCTTCAAGCGTCTAATTCTGAGGGAGCtgactttattatatttaacgTTGGGGATAGCAGGTCAGAGGAAGTGGTGAGTTCTGTGTTTGAGACATTGAAAGTTCCAGTTTTTGTCATGATTGATTCACTTGGAGAGGGGAAGCTGTTCAATGAAGCTTCATATTTCCTTGAATTAGGAGCTAGTGGTTTAGTTATATCTACGAAGGAATTGAAGTTTATCAGTAATGATGACGATTTCAGCAAACTGTTTTTTGGTGCACGTGCATTGGAGATGAAAACTGACGAAAAAGATGGGGGTCAAGTCTTTGATTCTGTCAATGGATTCCCTGGGAAGAAGGGGGCGGCTGGCTTTACCAAGTTACTAGAAAGAGAACAGCAGCTAATTGAAACAGAGAAGCTTATCTTGCGGGAAACAATAAATGCCATAGAACAAGCTGCTCCACTG ATGGAAGAGGTCTCACTTCTCATTGATGCTGTCTCTCAGCTTGACGAGCCATTTTTACTGGTTATAGTG GGAGAGTTCAACTCTGGGAAATCAACTTTTATCAATGCCCTTCTTGGGGAAAGGTACCTGAAAGATGGTGTGATTCCTTCAACaaatgaaattacatttttacgcTATTCTGAGTTGGACTCTAATAAGCCACAACGCTGTGAACGGAATCCAGATGATCAATATGTATGCTATCTTTCTGCTCCAATTCTAAAAGAT ATGATTATTGTTGATACTCCGGGAACTAATGTCATACTTCAAAGACAACAACGGCTGACTGAGGAATTTGTCCCTCGTGCAGATTTGCTTATCTTTGTTATGTCTGCTGATCGACCATTGACTGAAAGCGAG GTGAATTTTCTTCGTTACACCCAGCAGTGGAAGAAAAAGGTTGTCTTTGTGCTGAATAAATCTGACATTTACCTAAATATGGATGAG CTAGAGGAAGCTGTTGCTTTTATCAAAGAAAATACCAAGAAACTGCTCAGTACTAAATGTGTGACCCTGTTCCCTGTATCTTCACGATGTGCGCTTGAAGCAAAGCTTTCTTCTCCTTCTGATGTTGTGGAGAATAGCAATCTTTTGAAATCTGCAAGTTTCTCTGAACTTGAGAAATACTTGTATAGCTTTCTGGATGCATCAACAACTACAGGAATTGAAAGAATGAGACTTAAACTTGAGACACCAGTTAGGATTGCTGAGCAGCTGCTTTCTTCCTGCCAAAATTTAGTGAGAGAAGAGTGTCAGCAAGCCAAGAAGGATTTAATGTCTGTGAATGAGTTTATTAATGGTGTAAAAGactggaaaaagaaaatggaaagtGAAAGCATCTCCTGGAAGAGACAAATTCTATCTCTG ATTGAGAACACACAAGCACGTGTTTTCCAGCTTGTGGATTCTACTCTACGGTTGTCAAATCTTGATCTTGTTGCTGCATATATATTTAAAGGAGACAAAACTTCTCTAATGCCAGCCACATTAACTGTCAGAAATGAAATCATTGGTCCAGCAGCTCTTGAAGCAGAA aAGCTACTGTCTGAGTATATGGCATGGCTACAGTCAAATGCAGACCGTGAAGAAATATTTTATCGAGACTCTTTTCAGAAAAGATGGCCTTCTTTGGTTGATGCTGAGAAGCAGATTCAGGCAGACGCCAGTAAGTTACTTGGGAGGAAATATGTACAAAGCTCACATGCGATGGGGGATTTTAGTCCCACAGCAGCTTCAAAACTGTTTGAGCAAGAAATACGTGAAGCG TTCTTGGGGACTTTTGGTGGGCTTGGAGTAGCTGGTCTGTCTGCATCACTTCTGACATCTATTCTAACAACGACATTAGAAGATCTTCTTGCTCTCGGCCTTTGTTCTGCAGGAGG TTTACTAGCGGTCTCCAATTTCCCAGCCCGTAGGCAACAGGTTGTGAAAAAAGTGAAGAGAACCGCAGATGGCTTAGCACGTGAAATTGAAGAGGCAATGCAGAAAGATCTGTTGGAGACAATGGCGTATTTGGAGGACATAGTAAAGTTCATCGGCAAGCCATATCAAGAAGCAGCGCAGAATAGACTGGATAAGCTTTTGGCCACTGCAGATAATCTGACCGATATTGAGAGCAAACTGAAAACATtgcaaaatgaaattcaaaatctCCATGTATCATGA